The Aedes aegypti strain LVP_AGWG chromosome 3, AaegL5.0 Primary Assembly, whole genome shotgun sequence genome contains a region encoding:
- the LOC5570017 gene encoding transmembrane emp24 domain-containing protein 2: MNKLFPLILTVVWLSCMHLSHGYFITVDAHSEECFFDRAESGTKLGLMFETIEGGFLDIEVRIVGPDQKVIYQGEKESSGKYTFSAYETGVYHYCFSNKMSTLTPKVVMFSMEIGEAPKGTIGAVNEGEAGHTKLEDMIKELSGTLTSIKHEQDYMHVRDRIHRSINESTNSRVVMWSVFEALVLVVMTVGQVYYLKRFFEVKRVV; this comes from the exons ATGAACAAACTTTTCCCCCTGATTCTCACTGTGGTGTGGCTGAGCTGTATGCACCTGAGCCATGGCTATTTCATCACCGTTGATGCCCATTCGGAGGAATGCTTTTTCGACCGTGCGGAATCCGGTACCAAACTGG GACTGATGTTCGAAACCATCGAAGGCGGTTTTCTGGACATTGAAGTCCGTATCGTCGGTCCGGACCAGAAAGTCATCTACCAAGGCGAAAAGGAATCGAGTGGGAAGTACACTTTCTCCGCTTATGAAACCGGTGTCTATCATTACTGCTTCAGTAATAAAATGTCCACACTGACACCAAAA GTGGTGatgttttccatggaaattggAGAAGCGCCAAAGGGAACCATCGGAGCAGTGAATGAAGGCGAAGCTGGCCATACGAAGCTCGAGGACATGATCAAGGAACTGTCCGGAACCTTGACGAGCATTAAGCACGAACAGGACTACATGCAT GTTCGTGACCGAATCCATCGCTCAATCAACGAGAGCACAAATTCGAGGGTCGTCATGTGGTCCGTTTTCGAAGCCCTCGTCCTAGTGGTAATGACCGTTGGTCAGGTTTACTATCTGAAGCGGTTCTTCGAAGTTAAGCGTGTTGTGTAA